Proteins found in one Falco cherrug isolate bFalChe1 chromosome 18, bFalChe1.pri, whole genome shotgun sequence genomic segment:
- the CHMP7 gene encoding charged multivesicular body protein 7 isoform X2 has product MCSPGRAPPGPAPAGDLPPEWETDDERMAFLFSAFKQSREVNSTEWDSKMAFWVGLVLARGRRRGVVRTCLRELQHGFERRGSLPLGLGTVLRELLRRGKLQRESDFMASVDSSWISWGVGVFILKPLKWTLSSVLGDSKIPEEEEVLIYVELLQEKAEEVYRLYQNSALSSHPVVALSELRSLCANVCPDERTFYLLLLQLQKEKRVTILEQNGEKIVKFARGLHAKVSPMNDVDIGVYQLMQSEQLLSQKVESLSQEAEKCKEDARSACRAGKKQLALRCLKSKRRTERRIEELHSKLDAVQGILDRIYASQTDQMVFNAYQAGVGALKLSMKDVTVEKAENLVDQIQELCDTQDEVAQTLAGVGVNGLETDAEELEKELDSLLQDSTKEPVDLPPVPQKVLDLPISDAELEAELEKLSVSDGDLAQKTPSASPEPKTALGLNL; this is encoded by the exons ATGTGCAGCCCGGGGCGGGCGCCGCCTgggccggccccggcgggggACCTGCCGCCCGAGTGGGAGACGGACGACGAGCGTATGGCTTTTCTCTTCTCGGCTTTCAAGCAGAGCCGCGAGGTGAACAGCACCGAGTGGGACAGCAAGATGGCCTTCTGGGTCGGGCTGGTGCTggcccgcggccgccgccggggcgTCGTGCGTACCTGCCTGCGGGAGCTGCAGCACGGCTTCGAGCGGCGCGGCAGCCTCCCGCTGGGCCTCGGCACCGTCCTCCGGGAGCTCCTCAG ACGTGGCAAGCTGCAGAGGGAGTCAGACTTCATGGCCAGTGTAGACAGCAGCTGGATCTCCTGGGGTGTGGGAGTCTTCATTCTGAAGCCCCTGAAGTGGACTCTCTCCAGTGTGCTGGGTGACAGTAAAATCcctgaggaagaggaagttCTGATTTATGTGGAGCTGCTTCAG gagaaggcagaggaagTTTATCGCCTGTATCAGAACTCTGCGCTTTCTTCTCACCCGGTTGTTGCCCTCTCTGAGCTGCGTTCCCTCTGTGCCAATGTTTGTCCAGATGAAAGGACGTTCTacttgctgcttctccagctgcaaaaggaaaagagggtCACGATCCTGGAACAGAATGGAGAGAAG ATCGTGAAGTTTGCCCGAGGTCTTCATGCCAAAGTCTCCCCAATGAACGATGTGGACATTGGAGTCTATCAGTTGATGCAAAGCGAACAGCTGCTGTCACAGAAGGTGGAGTCCCTTTCCCAGGAAGCAGAGAA GTGTAAAGAGGATGCCCGGAGTGCTTGTAGAGCTGGGAAAAAGCAATTG GCCCTGAGATGCTTGAAGTCCAAAAGAAGGACGGAAAGGCGCATTGAAGAGCTTCATTCCAAGCTGGATGCCGTGCAGGGGATCTTGGATCGTATATATGCCTCCCAGACTGACCAGATG gtaTTTAACGCCTATCAAGCTGGTGTGGGAGCTCTGAAACTGTCTATGAAGGATGTTACTGTGGAGAAGGCGGAGAACCTGGTGGATCAGATACAAGAG ctttgtGATACTCAAGATGAAGTAGCCCAGACTCTGGCTGGAGTGGGGGTCAATGGTCTAG AGACGGACGCTGAGGAACTTGAGAAGGAGCTGGACAGTCTCCTCCAGGACTCGACTAAGGAGCCTGTAGATCTGCCTCCTGTTCCCCAGAAGGTGCTGGATCTACCTATTTCTGATGCTGAGCTTGAAGCTGAATTGGAAAAGCTCTCTGTTTCTGATGGAG atttgGCACAAAAGactccctctgcttcccctgaacccaaaacagctctggGACTGAATCTCTAA
- the CHMP7 gene encoding charged multivesicular body protein 7 isoform X1: MCSPGRAPPGPAPAGDLPPEWETDDERMAFLFSAFKQSREVNSTEWDSKMAFWVGLVLARGRRRGVVRTCLRELQHGFERRGSLPLGLGTVLRELLRRGKLQRESDFMASVDSSWISWGVGVFILKPLKWTLSSVLGDSKIPEEEEVLIYVELLQEKAEEVYRLYQNSALSSHPVVALSELRSLCANVCPDERTFYLLLLQLQKEKRVTILEQNGEKIVKFARGLHAKVSPMNDVDIGVYQLMQSEQLLSQKVESLSQEAEKCKEDARSACRAGKKQLALRCLKSKRRTERRIEELHSKLDAVQGILDRIYASQTDQMVFNAYQAGVGALKLSMKDVTVEKAENLVDQIQELCDTQDEVAQTLAGVGVNGLAETDAEELEKELDSLLQDSTKEPVDLPPVPQKVLDLPISDAELEAELEKLSVSDGDLAQKTPSASPEPKTALGLNL, translated from the exons ATGTGCAGCCCGGGGCGGGCGCCGCCTgggccggccccggcgggggACCTGCCGCCCGAGTGGGAGACGGACGACGAGCGTATGGCTTTTCTCTTCTCGGCTTTCAAGCAGAGCCGCGAGGTGAACAGCACCGAGTGGGACAGCAAGATGGCCTTCTGGGTCGGGCTGGTGCTggcccgcggccgccgccggggcgTCGTGCGTACCTGCCTGCGGGAGCTGCAGCACGGCTTCGAGCGGCGCGGCAGCCTCCCGCTGGGCCTCGGCACCGTCCTCCGGGAGCTCCTCAG ACGTGGCAAGCTGCAGAGGGAGTCAGACTTCATGGCCAGTGTAGACAGCAGCTGGATCTCCTGGGGTGTGGGAGTCTTCATTCTGAAGCCCCTGAAGTGGACTCTCTCCAGTGTGCTGGGTGACAGTAAAATCcctgaggaagaggaagttCTGATTTATGTGGAGCTGCTTCAG gagaaggcagaggaagTTTATCGCCTGTATCAGAACTCTGCGCTTTCTTCTCACCCGGTTGTTGCCCTCTCTGAGCTGCGTTCCCTCTGTGCCAATGTTTGTCCAGATGAAAGGACGTTCTacttgctgcttctccagctgcaaaaggaaaagagggtCACGATCCTGGAACAGAATGGAGAGAAG ATCGTGAAGTTTGCCCGAGGTCTTCATGCCAAAGTCTCCCCAATGAACGATGTGGACATTGGAGTCTATCAGTTGATGCAAAGCGAACAGCTGCTGTCACAGAAGGTGGAGTCCCTTTCCCAGGAAGCAGAGAA GTGTAAAGAGGATGCCCGGAGTGCTTGTAGAGCTGGGAAAAAGCAATTG GCCCTGAGATGCTTGAAGTCCAAAAGAAGGACGGAAAGGCGCATTGAAGAGCTTCATTCCAAGCTGGATGCCGTGCAGGGGATCTTGGATCGTATATATGCCTCCCAGACTGACCAGATG gtaTTTAACGCCTATCAAGCTGGTGTGGGAGCTCTGAAACTGTCTATGAAGGATGTTACTGTGGAGAAGGCGGAGAACCTGGTGGATCAGATACAAGAG ctttgtGATACTCAAGATGAAGTAGCCCAGACTCTGGCTGGAGTGGGGGTCAATGGTCTAG CAGAGACGGACGCTGAGGAACTTGAGAAGGAGCTGGACAGTCTCCTCCAGGACTCGACTAAGGAGCCTGTAGATCTGCCTCCTGTTCCCCAGAAGGTGCTGGATCTACCTATTTCTGATGCTGAGCTTGAAGCTGAATTGGAAAAGCTCTCTGTTTCTGATGGAG atttgGCACAAAAGactccctctgcttcccctgaacccaaaacagctctggGACTGAATCTCTAA
- the LOC102053345 gene encoding D(1) dopamine receptor-like, with product MDGFYSSAEGGGQGGINDTSSRKSWAEEGNSELFFRVVTAALLFLLILSTLLGNTLVCVAVVKFRHLRSKVTNFFVISLAASDLFVALLVMPWKAATEVVGFWPFGAFCDVWVAFDIMCSTASILNLCIISVDRYWAISNPFRYQRQMTQHVAFVMIGVAWLLSLLISFIPVQLKWHKDRERLSLREPGLNVTREEENCDSSLNRTYAISSSLISFYIPVAIMIVTYTRIFRIARRQIRRISSLERAVEHAQNCHSNDCPHEASLENSFKRETKVLKTLSIIMGIFVFCWLPFFVLNCMVPFCSADLHEPGELPCVSEVVFNTFVWFGWANSSLNPIIYAFNADFRRAFATILGCGCLCPSNAVETVNFSNQLVSYHHDTTYQKEVVTLSCPQLLPHAVLPMENNEVSFDRVSQVSKPTRNTCPVDALPAAMHQECETTVSLEKITPFTSNAFD from the coding sequence ATGGATGGTTTTTACTCCTCCGCAGAAGGAGGTGGGCAGGGTGGGATCAACGACACCAGCAGTAGgaagagctgggcagaggaagGCAACTCAGAGTTGTTCTTCCGTGTGGTGACAGCTGCCttacttttccttctcatcCTCTCCACGCTCCTGGGCAACACCCtggtgtgtgtggctgtggtCAAGTTCAGACACTTGCGCTCTAAGGTCACCAATTTCTTCGTTATCTCCTTGGCAGCGTCCGACCTCTTTGTGGCTCTACTGGTGATGCCCTGGAAGGCTGCCACCGAGGTGGTGGGCTTCTGGCCCTTTGGGGCTTTCTGTGATGTTTGGGTGGCTTTTGATATCATGTGCTCCACAGCCTCCATTCTCAACTTGTGCATCATCAGCGTGGACCGTTACTGGGCCATTTCCAATCCCTTCCGCTATCAGAGGCAGATGACACAGCACGTGGCTTTTGTCATGATCGGAGTGGCTTGGCTACTGTCCCTCTTGATTTCTTTCATCCCTGTGCAGCTGAAGTGGCACAAGGATCGTGAGCGACTTAGCCTGCGGGAGCCAGGTTTGAACGTCaccagggaggaggagaactGTGATTCCAGCCTCAACAGGACTTACGCCATCTCATCGTCTCTCATTAGCTTCTACATCCCTGTTGCCATCATGATTGTGACGTACACTCGCATCTTCCGCATTGCTCGGCGGCAGATCCGCAGGATCTCCTCCCTGGAGAGGGCGGTGGAACATGCCCAGAATTGCCACAGCAATGACTGCCCTCACGAGGCCTCCCTGGAGAACTCCTTCAAGAGGGAGACCAAGGTCCTCAAGACCCTTTCCATCATCATGGGCATCTTTGTCTTCTGCTGGCTGCCCTTCTTTGTGCTCAACTGCATGGTGCCCTTCTGTAGTGCTGACCTCCATGAGCCAGGAGAGCTACCTTGTGTCAGCGAGGTGGTCTTCAACACCTTCGTCTGGTTCGGGTGGGCCAACTCTTCTCTCAATCCGATCATCTACGCCTTCAATGCAGATTTCCGGAGAGCTTTTGCAACCATCTTGGGCTGTGGCTGCCTTTGCCCCAGCAATGCAGTGGAGACAGTGAACTTCAGCAACCAGCTGGTCTCCTACCACCATGACACCACCTATCAGAAGGAAGTGGTGACCCtcagctgcccccagctccttccccatgCTGTTCTGCCCATGGAAAACAACGAGGTGTCCTTTGACCGTGTTTCTCAGGTCTCCAAGCCCACTCGCAACACCTGCCCTGTGGATGCCTTGCCTGCCGCCATGCACCAGGAGTGTGAAACGACCGTCTCGCTGGAGAAGATCACACCTTTCACCAGCAATGCGTTCGATTGA